One window from the genome of Pseudalkalibacillus hwajinpoensis encodes:
- the modB gene encoding molybdate ABC transporter permease subunit — translation MTEFLDPILISLKISLVASIIVTVLGIIISHLMAGKNFRGKSLIDTVIMLPLVLPPSVVGFILLVLFGASSPIGQWIETIFEHSLIFTWQAGVVAASVVAFPLMYQSAKVGFESVDRDIEDAARVDGAGKWTVLRIISIPLASNALISGIILSFARALGEFGATLMFAGNLPGKTQTMPTAIYVAIDSGQMTLAWSWVIVTITISTIMLFLSYRVAIKI, via the coding sequence ATGACTGAATTCCTTGATCCTATACTAATTTCACTTAAAATCTCTCTCGTCGCAAGTATCATCGTGACAGTCCTCGGTATTATCATTAGTCACCTAATGGCAGGAAAGAATTTTCGCGGGAAAAGTTTGATCGACACCGTTATAATGCTCCCGCTTGTGCTGCCTCCTTCGGTTGTCGGCTTTATTCTACTCGTCCTCTTTGGCGCTTCAAGTCCAATTGGTCAGTGGATTGAGACGATCTTCGAGCACTCACTCATTTTCACGTGGCAAGCAGGTGTTGTCGCGGCAAGTGTCGTTGCATTCCCGCTCATGTATCAATCAGCTAAAGTCGGTTTTGAGTCAGTTGATCGAGATATTGAGGATGCAGCACGGGTAGATGGAGCAGGAAAATGGACGGTTTTAAGAATCATCTCAATTCCACTTGCTTCAAACGCTCTTATCTCTGGGATTATCTTAAGCTTCGCTCGTGCACTTGGGGAATTTGGAGCGACTTTAATGTTCGCCGGAAACCTCCCCGGAAAAACACAAACCATGCCCACGGCTATTTATGTTGCCATTGATTCTGGTCAAATGACACTTGCCTGGTCCTGGGTGATCGTAACCATTACCATCTCAACGATCATGCTTTTTTTATCTTACCGAGTAGCGATTAAAATATAA
- the modA gene encoding molybdate ABC transporter substrate-binding protein, with protein MKHLLLLTFMVFSIAGCQSSKEETANITVAAAASLSDAMKELNSLYEQEHPDTEITLNLASSGVLANQIKQGAPIDVYFSASESYFDDIKKEDLLEIETNLLRNKLVLIKSQSSKLSSFDQLDESHEGRFAIGTPETVPAGAYAKEALQYANKWDKLEDQLIFSKDVRQVLTYVETGNADAGIVYETDYRSSSKVTLVEDVPIQSYSPIIYPAGIVKGANEGASDYFTFLQSDEALAIFESYGFQSDVTAND; from the coding sequence ATGAAGCATTTACTACTTCTTACCTTTATGGTGTTCTCCATTGCAGGATGTCAATCAAGCAAAGAAGAAACAGCCAATATAACGGTTGCCGCAGCGGCTAGTTTAAGTGATGCGATGAAAGAGTTAAATTCTCTTTACGAACAAGAACACCCTGATACAGAAATCACTCTAAATCTTGCATCATCCGGTGTTCTAGCCAATCAGATCAAGCAAGGCGCACCTATAGATGTCTACTTCTCTGCATCAGAGTCTTATTTCGATGATATTAAAAAGGAAGACCTGCTTGAAATCGAAACAAATTTACTGCGAAATAAACTCGTTCTAATTAAAAGCCAATCATCTAAATTGAGTAGCTTTGACCAATTAGATGAAAGTCATGAAGGTCGTTTTGCGATCGGAACCCCTGAAACGGTCCCAGCTGGAGCCTATGCAAAAGAAGCGCTGCAATACGCAAACAAGTGGGATAAGCTAGAAGATCAGCTAATCTTCAGTAAAGATGTGCGACAGGTTCTGACTTACGTTGAAACAGGTAATGCCGATGCAGGTATTGTTTATGAAACCGACTATCGCTCTTCTAGCAAAGTAACCTTGGTAGAAGATGTACCTATCCAATCGTATTCACCGATCATTTATCCTGCCGGGATCGTCAAAGGAGCTAACGAAGGTGCCAGTGACTACTTCACATTCTTACAAAGCGATGAAGCATTAGCGATTTTTGAATCCTATGGTTTCCAAAGTGACGTGACTGCAAATGACTGA
- a CDS encoding vanadium-dependent haloperoxidase codes for MAENYKKWSELPYAGENEPPHNPEEPYAGSWSDYYIRNKPPGRFTTLSGRPFRLDIKPPASIDWDSELKKVKHAQKDLNPKQATLAEYWGTGVASKQWTPIIDKLIDTYNVTAPRAARILAGVATGMNDAFTTAWYLKYRWNVARPNQLDHDFKSLLCMPRHPTYPSGHATVGAATAEILSYFFPAEQERLRELAKECADSRLYAGVHFPVDNEEGLRLGKQIGSIVAAELESQDNVRGQTIDVPYRESHHAKLAPPPYKQAIEYPFDSKCDSSTKNPFVRSNTKQPKPKLFF; via the coding sequence ATGGCAGAGAATTATAAAAAATGGTCAGAGCTTCCGTATGCAGGTGAAAACGAGCCGCCTCATAATCCAGAAGAACCTTACGCTGGATCATGGTCAGATTATTATATACGTAATAAACCACCAGGGCGTTTTACCACATTAAGCGGAAGACCCTTTCGACTGGACATCAAGCCACCAGCATCGATCGATTGGGACAGTGAGTTAAAAAAGGTCAAACATGCACAGAAAGACCTTAATCCGAAGCAAGCCACTTTAGCTGAATATTGGGGGACAGGTGTAGCCAGTAAACAATGGACTCCGATTATTGATAAGTTAATTGATACGTACAACGTAACAGCACCTCGAGCAGCAAGAATTCTTGCAGGCGTAGCAACCGGCATGAATGATGCTTTTACAACTGCCTGGTATTTAAAATACCGTTGGAATGTTGCAAGACCAAATCAACTGGATCACGATTTCAAATCGCTGCTCTGTATGCCAAGACATCCCACCTATCCATCAGGACATGCAACGGTAGGAGCAGCTACAGCAGAAATCCTTTCTTATTTCTTTCCTGCAGAGCAAGAACGATTAAGAGAACTCGCGAAAGAGTGCGCTGACTCACGACTCTATGCTGGAGTGCACTTCCCAGTTGATAATGAAGAAGGACTTCGCCTCGGAAAACAAATAGGTTCCATCGTCGCTGCTGAGTTGGAAAGTCAAGATAATGTTCGTGGGCAAACAATTGATGTACCATACCGAGAAAGTCATCACGCTAAATTAGCACCTCCGCCATACAAGCAGGCAATTGAGTATCCATTCGATTCGAAATGTGATTCTTCAACTAAAAATCCTTTTGTGCGAAGTAATACAAAACAACCTAAACCAAAACTCTTTTTCTAA